The following are encoded in a window of Roseibium sp. Sym1 genomic DNA:
- a CDS encoding DUF3991 and toprim domain-containing protein, whose amino-acid sequence MEKADLEELKEKVVCGAVLETAGFAVDKRESTRKAVKYRRGGDIIIVIHDGKGWFDPLSEAKGDVFRLVEHLNGLPFAAALHVVADLIEFRPTEPAWTRQAKARAPNQTVAQRWQNRRKPWLGSATWHYLREARGIPEAILRQAVAAGVLREGPHGSMWAGHTDEAGRLTGWEERGPRWRGFASGGAKVLFRFGPADATRFCVTEAAIDAMSLAAIERLRPGSLYLSTGGGWSPSTEAALRGLATRPDVLLVAATDANSQGETFAERLRILAEKKGCNWQRLRPPSDDWNACLKEND is encoded by the coding sequence ATGGAAAAAGCAGACCTTGAAGAGCTGAAGGAAAAAGTCGTCTGCGGAGCCGTCCTGGAAACCGCCGGCTTTGCTGTCGACAAACGGGAAAGCACACGCAAAGCGGTCAAATACCGTCGCGGCGGCGACATCATCATTGTCATTCACGACGGCAAGGGCTGGTTCGATCCCCTGTCCGAGGCCAAGGGCGACGTGTTTCGACTTGTGGAGCACCTCAACGGGCTTCCGTTTGCCGCGGCCCTTCACGTCGTCGCTGATCTCATCGAGTTTAGGCCGACTGAGCCGGCCTGGACACGTCAGGCCAAGGCAAGGGCGCCGAACCAGACGGTGGCGCAACGCTGGCAAAACCGCCGCAAGCCGTGGCTCGGCTCGGCGACCTGGCACTATCTGCGCGAAGCGCGCGGTATTCCCGAAGCGATCCTGAGACAAGCCGTAGCGGCCGGTGTGCTGCGCGAAGGCCCGCACGGTAGCATGTGGGCCGGTCATACCGACGAGGCCGGTCGTCTCACCGGCTGGGAGGAGCGGGGGCCGAGGTGGCGCGGGTTCGCGAGCGGCGGTGCCAAGGTCCTCTTCCGGTTCGGGCCGGCTGACGCAACGCGTTTCTGCGTCACCGAGGCGGCGATCGACGCCATGAGCCTTGCGGCGATCGAACGTTTGCGACCCGGATCGCTTTACCTCAGCACAGGCGGGGGCTGGTCGCCATCGACCGAAGCTGCCCTGCGCGGGCTTGCGACCCGCCCGGACGTTCTCCTGGTCGCGGCGACAGATGCCAACAGCCAGGGCGAGACCTTTGCAGAGCGCCTACGGATCCTCGCGGAAAAGAAAGGCTGCAACTGGCAGCGGCTCAGACCACCGTCCGACGACTGGAACGCCTGCCTGAAAGAGAACGACTAA
- a CDS encoding nucleotidyl transferase AbiEii/AbiGii toxin family protein, with product MTSQTYFELSTEDKIDALEAAASALGRPADLLEKDIWVVWALNALFDNPVGDHLVFKGGTSLSKVYKAINRFSEDIDLTYDIRQIIPDLIENPDDPYPPSRSQARKWTETVRERLEEWVKTVPHSILSESIKTQGVAATLVRKEDQLYLEYEAVRSGTGYVRPVVLLEFGARSTGEPAERHSIHCDISDALPDLVTPMAHPRVMRAERTFWEKATAMHAYCLKGSFRGGDRFARHWFDLDCLDRMGIAQKALDDRSLGKDVARHKQIFFRENDSSGKPIDYKEAVAGSLCLVPAGDALDALRQDYQKMLEAGLLQSDAIEFSELVERLAKLQDRANVGLAEPGLSE from the coding sequence ATGACCTCGCAAACATATTTCGAACTGTCGACTGAAGACAAGATTGATGCATTGGAGGCGGCCGCCTCTGCCCTGGGGCGGCCCGCTGACCTACTGGAGAAAGATATCTGGGTCGTTTGGGCGCTCAACGCGCTTTTTGACAACCCGGTCGGCGATCATCTTGTCTTCAAGGGCGGAACGTCGCTGTCAAAAGTCTACAAGGCGATCAATCGGTTTTCAGAAGACATCGATCTGACTTACGATATCAGGCAGATCATCCCGGATCTGATTGAAAACCCCGATGATCCGTACCCTCCCAGCCGTTCGCAAGCCAGGAAATGGACCGAAACGGTTCGCGAGCGACTAGAGGAATGGGTCAAAACAGTCCCGCACTCGATCCTTTCGGAAAGCATCAAGACGCAAGGCGTAGCTGCCACATTGGTCCGTAAAGAAGATCAACTTTACCTGGAATACGAAGCAGTCCGAAGTGGCACGGGCTATGTGAGACCGGTTGTACTTCTCGAGTTCGGGGCCAGATCCACCGGTGAGCCGGCGGAACGGCATTCCATCCATTGCGATATCTCAGACGCGCTTCCAGACCTTGTTACACCGATGGCTCATCCACGCGTGATGCGTGCTGAACGGACCTTCTGGGAAAAGGCAACCGCGATGCATGCCTACTGTCTGAAAGGCTCATTCCGTGGTGGCGATCGTTTCGCTCGCCATTGGTTCGATCTCGACTGTCTAGATCGCATGGGAATTGCTCAAAAGGCTCTTGATGATCGCAGCCTTGGCAAAGATGTCGCTAGACATAAGCAGATATTCTTTCGGGAGAACGACAGCTCCGGAAAGCCTATAGACTATAAAGAAGCAGTCGCCGGCTCACTCTGTTTGGTACCAGCCGGAGATGCCCTCGATGCCCTGAGGCAGGACTATCAGAAAATGCTCGAAGCTGGCCTCCTTCAGAGCGATGCCATTGAATTTAGCGAACTTGTCGAACGTCTCGCAAAACTTCAGGATCGGGCGAACGTGGGTTTGGCAGAGCCAGGATTGTCCGAATAG
- a CDS encoding DUF6088 family protein, whose protein sequence is MTTTSQAIKAYAEALPEGATLSARELLHLGERAAVDQALSRLVKRGELMRVRRGLFALPVKTRFGERAPSVGAVVESIARTTGERVSISGASAANILGLSTQNPARQIFWTSGPSRRLKLGAQEIELRHVPNWQLRAPNSRAGHAFRALAYFGKSEARDTLMRLKSQLSEEERRELFGLRASAPIWMAKELSSLAVSDSTQ, encoded by the coding sequence ATGACCACTACATCTCAAGCCATCAAGGCTTATGCAGAGGCTTTGCCGGAGGGGGCGACCCTGTCCGCAAGAGAGTTATTGCATCTTGGCGAACGCGCTGCGGTGGACCAGGCGTTATCGAGGCTCGTCAAGCGTGGAGAGCTCATGCGTGTCAGGCGTGGCCTATTCGCTTTGCCGGTCAAGACACGGTTCGGAGAACGGGCACCTTCTGTTGGAGCGGTCGTGGAGAGCATTGCCAGGACGACTGGCGAGCGTGTCTCGATCAGCGGTGCTTCGGCAGCCAACATCCTTGGCCTGTCGACGCAAAACCCGGCACGCCAAATCTTCTGGACATCCGGCCCCAGCCGACGCCTAAAGCTCGGTGCGCAAGAGATCGAACTCAGGCATGTGCCAAATTGGCAGCTTCGCGCTCCCAACAGCAGAGCTGGGCATGCCTTTCGCGCGCTTGCCTATTTCGGGAAGTCCGAGGCACGGGACACCTTGATGCGACTAAAGTCTCAGCTCAGCGAAGAAGAACGGCGCGAGCTTTTCGGATTGCGCGCCAGCGCTCCAATCTGGATGGCGAAAGAGCTAAGCTCTCTGGCCGTCTCCGATAGTACCCAATGA
- a CDS encoding SAVED domain-containing protein, protein MSKTTIPAKVANALWAKAGGRCQFRGCNKLLIGDLISGKRTGKFGYIAHIVADESGGPRGDTVRSPQLAQDIDNLMLMCPVHHKAIDVDYLADYPEDVLLAMKAEHEDRIEIVTDMDVDRVSHVVRFAATIGQRDSLVTTRAIFSAMPPDHHPAEGRTIDLELIGSERKDHEKAYWTEQNENLERLFARKIKERIEQREIRQLSVFALAPQPLLIRLGTLLGDIVPVSVHQKHREPNTWKWLSDQPHIFYQVTEYGGRKDVPVALKLALSATVNDDRITSVLGKETAIWSITCEQPGNDIMRRKDDLSTYKKLLRDLFNRMKAHHGEGVLVHVFPAVPASAAVETGRVWMPKADLAMKIYDQNRTAQAFVPTISIGYEPGEG, encoded by the coding sequence ATGTCGAAGACAACAATTCCAGCAAAAGTCGCAAATGCCCTGTGGGCAAAGGCGGGGGGGCGGTGTCAATTCCGTGGATGTAACAAGCTCCTGATCGGCGACCTCATCTCAGGCAAACGCACAGGTAAGTTCGGCTATATTGCCCACATCGTCGCTGACGAGTCCGGCGGACCCAGGGGAGATACGGTGAGATCTCCCCAGCTTGCCCAAGACATCGACAACCTAATGCTAATGTGTCCGGTCCACCACAAGGCGATCGACGTGGACTATCTGGCCGACTATCCCGAGGATGTTCTTCTGGCCATGAAGGCGGAGCACGAGGACCGGATTGAAATCGTCACCGACATGGATGTCGACCGCGTCTCGCATGTCGTCAGGTTTGCCGCCACGATTGGCCAACGCGACTCCTTAGTGACGACGCGTGCAATCTTCAGCGCGATGCCCCCGGATCACCACCCAGCGGAAGGCCGCACGATCGACCTCGAATTGATCGGATCGGAGCGGAAGGATCACGAAAAAGCTTACTGGACCGAGCAGAACGAGAACTTGGAGCGTCTTTTCGCACGGAAGATTAAGGAGCGCATCGAACAGCGGGAGATTCGTCAGCTCAGCGTCTTCGCCTTAGCACCGCAGCCGTTGCTTATCCGTCTCGGTACACTCTTAGGGGACATAGTTCCCGTTTCTGTACATCAGAAGCACCGCGAACCGAACACATGGAAATGGCTGTCTGACCAACCGCACATTTTCTACCAGGTCACGGAATACGGTGGCAGGAAGGACGTGCCGGTTGCGCTAAAGTTGGCTCTGAGCGCCACGGTGAATGACGACCGGATTACCTCCGTGTTGGGGAAAGAGACGGCCATATGGTCGATCACATGTGAGCAACCAGGAAACGACATAATGCGCAGGAAGGACGACCTTTCTACCTACAAGAAGTTGCTTCGCGACCTCTTTAACAGAATGAAAGCCCATCATGGGGAAGGCGTGTTGGTCCACGTGTTTCCAGCGGTGCCGGCGTCTGCAGCTGTGGAAACAGGGCGTGTCTGGATGCCGAAAGCGGACCTCGCGATGAAAATCTATGACCAGAACCGAACCGCGCAGGCTTTTGTCCCGACGATCTCAATCGGCTACGAACCAGGGGAAGGCTAA
- a CDS encoding Mov34/MPN/PAD-1 family protein, which produces MQIALPSSVRRKIRRELSQAGRRETGGLLLAEQLDDEGRFRVVDVTVDPRGGESAYFERRPELHTQALEAFFKKHGNDFSRFNYLGEWHSHPSFSVTPSMTDITTMQALVEDAGNIDFSVLMIVRLRMFVMLQVGTYLFMRGRWPQRVEMINDPVSRSHRRII; this is translated from the coding sequence ATGCAAATCGCTCTGCCTAGTTCGGTCCGCAGGAAAATCCGCCGGGAACTGTCCCAAGCAGGGCGCCGGGAAACCGGGGGCTTGTTGCTCGCTGAGCAGTTGGATGACGAGGGGCGATTTCGGGTTGTAGACGTCACGGTCGATCCAAGGGGTGGTGAAAGCGCGTACTTCGAGCGTCGCCCGGAGCTACACACCCAAGCGTTGGAAGCCTTTTTCAAGAAGCATGGCAACGACTTCAGCCGCTTTAATTACCTTGGGGAATGGCATTCTCATCCTAGCTTTTCGGTGACCCCGAGTATGACCGACATAACTACCATGCAGGCCCTGGTCGAGGACGCCGGCAACATAGACTTCTCCGTCTTGATGATTGTTCGGCTGCGGATGTTCGTGATGCTACAGGTGGGAACCTACCTGTTTATGCGCGGCCGATGGCCACAACGTGTCGAAATGATCAATGACCCGGTGTCGCGATCGCATAGAAGAATCATTTGA
- a CDS encoding ThiF family adenylyltransferase, with product MIWWVSNPGRGLSERLEIARLEQSADWLQNVRWGLDGLKLLLNFEIVEADSRWRLVMHYPDFFPSIPPLVFNADGERISGHQYGQSGELCLEYRPDNWELSCTGSMMIESAHRLLVGESAEMEGHGVLSAHAVSEGQRLRGTYLRLVIPEEALRLLQAMDDGHLEPIEVDEHYYGEAAVAHLTALGSDGDRIWQQNKPVATASNYKGTAIRVPRGLIFPGPANEKNLSLVLESAGINTEYPAWPPATYLLVDDATAWLAMVYRKTAGGVLDYGYATFVIDADQQRLPTANSALSEKRIALIGCGSLGSKVAAMLVRSGARKLELFDDDILAPGNLVRNELDWRGVGAHKAKVLRARLLEIAPEARVTVQIVNLGGQESSEWTATALETLSNCDLIIDATADATVFGLAASAARFSGRAMVWAEVFGGGIGGIVARSRPGHDPSPDVARRQILRWCDDQNIEWEMPSQQVDYGVLRTAQPPLIADDADVSVIAGHLARFAIDTLRGGGSQFPAPAYAIGLSEGWIFTAPFDTHPISYTGTEGWDAGSCPDEVKLKELVSLLFPEQDQDANRSA from the coding sequence ATGATCTGGTGGGTTTCGAATCCCGGCCGGGGCCTGTCAGAGCGGCTTGAAATAGCTCGGCTTGAGCAATCGGCTGACTGGCTCCAGAACGTGCGATGGGGCCTTGACGGACTGAAGTTGCTGTTGAACTTCGAGATTGTCGAAGCGGATTCCAGGTGGCGCCTCGTAATGCACTACCCGGACTTTTTCCCATCGATTCCTCCGTTGGTATTCAACGCCGACGGTGAACGCATATCCGGACATCAGTACGGTCAGTCTGGCGAGCTTTGTCTCGAGTATCGGCCCGACAATTGGGAACTGAGTTGCACTGGCTCAATGATGATCGAAAGCGCCCATCGCCTGCTTGTTGGCGAGAGCGCAGAAATGGAGGGCCACGGGGTTCTCTCAGCTCACGCGGTATCGGAAGGTCAGCGTCTTCGCGGGACCTATCTCAGGCTTGTCATACCCGAGGAAGCGTTGCGTTTGCTTCAGGCCATGGATGACGGTCACCTGGAGCCAATCGAGGTCGACGAACACTACTATGGAGAAGCTGCCGTTGCGCATCTTACTGCTCTAGGCTCGGATGGAGATAGGATTTGGCAACAGAATAAGCCCGTGGCGACCGCCTCTAACTACAAGGGGACGGCGATCCGTGTTCCTCGGGGACTTATATTTCCGGGCCCAGCCAACGAAAAAAACTTGTCCCTCGTTCTCGAGTCTGCAGGCATCAACACTGAATATCCGGCTTGGCCGCCTGCCACCTACCTGCTTGTAGATGACGCGACCGCTTGGTTGGCAATGGTGTACCGCAAGACGGCAGGCGGCGTCCTCGATTACGGCTATGCCACATTCGTTATCGACGCCGACCAACAGCGACTTCCTACCGCAAACTCGGCGCTCTCCGAAAAGAGGATCGCTCTAATAGGATGCGGCTCTCTCGGATCGAAAGTGGCGGCAATGCTGGTGCGATCGGGTGCCCGCAAACTTGAACTGTTTGACGACGACATTCTCGCTCCCGGCAACTTAGTGAGGAACGAGCTGGATTGGCGTGGTGTCGGTGCTCACAAGGCAAAGGTATTGCGGGCGCGGCTACTCGAAATTGCCCCAGAAGCTAGGGTCACCGTGCAAATCGTAAACCTTGGCGGGCAGGAGAGTTCTGAGTGGACCGCCACTGCGCTCGAAACGCTCTCCAACTGCGACCTGATTATCGACGCTACGGCGGATGCAACTGTTTTCGGCCTCGCCGCATCCGCCGCAAGATTCAGTGGCCGGGCAATGGTCTGGGCTGAGGTCTTCGGCGGTGGGATCGGTGGGATCGTGGCCCGATCCCGACCTGGTCACGATCCGTCACCTGACGTGGCACGCCGCCAGATTCTCAGGTGGTGCGACGATCAGAACATTGAGTGGGAGATGCCTTCCCAGCAAGTGGACTACGGTGTCTTGCGGACGGCTCAGCCACCGTTGATCGCCGACGACGCAGACGTCTCCGTAATTGCTGGCCACCTCGCCCGTTTCGCTATCGATACCCTTCGCGGTGGTGGCAGCCAATTTCCCGCTCCGGCGTATGCGATAGGCCTTAGCGAAGGTTGGATATTCACAGCCCCATTCGATACTCACCCCATCAGCTATACCGGCACGGAAGGCTGGGATGCGGGTTCGTGCCCCGATGAGGTGAAGCTGAAAGAACTCGTGTCTCTTCTCTTCCCTGAACAGGACCAAGATGCAAATCGCTCTGCCTAG
- a CDS encoding nucleotidyltransferase domain-containing protein encodes MITITKEAEDYLEALADELTISPTRYEQAVSRYESLGTWLHRDASSVKQYDPQVYSQGSFRLGTVIKPEDENGQYDIDSVCELAALAKGHLTQYALKEMLRVEIESYRVAQAMVKPLGEGRRCWTLEYADGAQFHMDIVPALPNGASTRLLLESSGLNAQWASTAIAITDNKHPLFFQHTSDWPRSNPKGYANWFRSRMAVAFSRKRRKLAEATQASVESIPDYRVVTPLQQAIMILKRHRDQMFADRKDVKPISVILTTLSAHAYEGEETIGQALVSILIKMDRFIGFDGIRYYIPNPSDPLENFADKWAEHPERRVAFFEWLEAARRDFFYAAQVSSRQAITDSVAPGIGRGLAERAGDRAAPKPTSSLLRPTTVAPAVLAAPSFPAEARVPGKPAGFGGK; translated from the coding sequence ATGATTACGATTACCAAGGAAGCCGAAGATTACCTCGAGGCATTAGCGGACGAGCTTACCATCTCGCCCACCAGATACGAGCAGGCGGTTTCCAGGTATGAGTCCCTGGGCACCTGGCTGCATCGCGACGCGTCGTCGGTAAAGCAGTACGATCCGCAAGTTTACTCCCAGGGTTCGTTCCGGCTGGGTACCGTCATCAAACCAGAGGACGAAAACGGTCAATATGACATCGACTCGGTTTGCGAGTTGGCTGCGCTGGCGAAGGGTCACTTGACCCAATACGCCCTCAAGGAAATGCTTCGAGTCGAGATTGAGTCTTATCGTGTGGCACAGGCCATGGTGAAGCCGCTCGGCGAAGGCCGTCGTTGCTGGACGCTCGAGTATGCGGATGGTGCCCAGTTCCATATGGACATCGTACCGGCGCTCCCAAACGGAGCCTCTACGCGGCTTTTGCTGGAATCGAGCGGGCTCAACGCGCAGTGGGCCAGCACTGCGATAGCCATCACAGACAACAAACACCCTCTCTTCTTTCAGCACACCAGCGACTGGCCTCGATCCAACCCAAAGGGCTACGCCAACTGGTTCCGTTCGCGCATGGCTGTCGCTTTCTCGCGCAAGCGCCGCAAGCTCGCCGAAGCAACCCAGGCCAGCGTGGAGAGTATCCCCGATTACCGTGTGGTCACTCCGCTGCAACAAGCAATCATGATCCTCAAACGGCACCGCGATCAGATGTTCGCGGACCGTAAGGACGTCAAACCGATCTCGGTGATTCTCACGACCTTGTCGGCGCACGCATATGAAGGCGAGGAAACGATCGGCCAAGCCCTCGTTTCGATCCTGATCAAGATGGATCGTTTCATCGGCTTCGACGGCATTCGGTACTATATACCCAATCCGTCTGACCCCCTTGAGAATTTCGCCGACAAGTGGGCAGAACATCCGGAACGCCGGGTTGCTTTCTTCGAATGGCTGGAAGCAGCTCGGCGAGACTTCTTCTACGCGGCCCAGGTGAGTAGTCGTCAGGCAATAACCGACTCCGTGGCCCCCGGCATTGGTCGTGGTCTGGCTGAGCGGGCTGGGGATCGGGCAGCGCCAAAGCCCACATCGTCGCTACTGCGTCCTACCACCGTCGCGCCTGCTGTGCTGGCTGCGCCGTCCTTCCCCGCCGAGGCGCGCGTTCCGGGCAAGCCGGCAGGGTTCGGCGGCAAATGA
- a CDS encoding alkaline phosphatase D family protein, whose protein sequence is MRVWLCVDDAGEETPSIRLNWQLNDRTVEPTILHPLAPVHKFGAASFTGVYEFAVEGSFSPVNRVSVATQGQSAELKIRHFPETVSSDTWFRILLISCFHQAENHQALVSQTYLKIPAAERQDLSLFMGDQVYLDLPTLNNYPDNEAKLAERFERYYRTNWTTYFGLDALLKSAPAVFCPDDHEYWNNFPHRSPIIQNSWKQESRQRWKSAADQLYDAFQCAAPEQRGDNIEIDVDPLSIMVLDQRTHREEDRSATLAPSGLQQLNDWVDRLIDEKKIGAVVTGQSLLDKPVGEFQGAVADWMLPNYRDYASIVTALQRLSNAGRPVLLLTGDVHWGRVTRIKESGQTRFIEIICSPSSLVSTVGSDQLNNIGAGFRKFFKGEETRWPRHSSAPDAEPYFAQQVFGKRYRTEVVYKHQGDQFAMLALRKAASTLEAKVTYYEIHKRPANPREVPLGLLR, encoded by the coding sequence TTGCGCGTATGGTTGTGCGTTGATGATGCGGGGGAAGAAACCCCTTCCATTCGACTGAATTGGCAGCTCAACGACCGGACTGTTGAGCCGACAATATTGCACCCACTCGCACCGGTTCACAAATTTGGCGCGGCATCCTTCACAGGTGTCTACGAGTTCGCGGTTGAAGGCTCGTTCTCACCCGTCAACAGGGTTTCAGTTGCGACACAGGGCCAGTCAGCTGAATTGAAGATCAGGCACTTCCCGGAAACAGTGTCGTCAGACACCTGGTTTCGAATTCTGCTGATTTCTTGCTTTCATCAGGCCGAAAACCATCAAGCCTTGGTGTCGCAAACCTATCTGAAAATTCCGGCTGCAGAACGACAGGATCTTTCCCTGTTTATGGGCGACCAAGTCTATCTCGACCTGCCTACACTGAACAATTACCCCGATAACGAGGCCAAATTAGCCGAAAGATTTGAAAGATATTACAGGACCAACTGGACGACGTATTTTGGTCTTGATGCCCTGTTGAAATCCGCTCCGGCAGTCTTTTGTCCAGACGATCATGAATATTGGAACAATTTTCCGCATCGCTCGCCAATTATACAGAACTCCTGGAAGCAGGAATCTCGACAACGCTGGAAGAGTGCTGCAGACCAACTCTATGACGCCTTTCAATGTGCCGCGCCGGAACAGCGGGGAGACAACATTGAAATTGATGTCGATCCACTTTCGATCATGGTCCTTGATCAGCGTACCCACCGGGAAGAAGACCGCAGCGCAACCCTTGCTCCCAGCGGACTTCAGCAACTGAACGATTGGGTGGACCGGTTAATCGATGAAAAGAAAATTGGTGCCGTGGTGACCGGCCAATCCCTTCTGGATAAACCGGTGGGCGAGTTTCAGGGGGCCGTTGCGGATTGGATGCTCCCCAATTACCGCGACTATGCAAGCATTGTTACAGCACTTCAGCGCCTATCTAACGCCGGTCGTCCAGTATTGCTTCTGACAGGGGATGTGCATTGGGGACGCGTTACCAGGATCAAGGAATCAGGGCAGACCAGATTTATTGAAATCATCTGCTCGCCTTCCTCTTTGGTGTCTACTGTTGGCAGCGACCAGCTCAACAATATCGGGGCAGGGTTTCGGAAGTTTTTCAAAGGCGAGGAGACGCGTTGGCCGCGGCATTCTTCGGCGCCAGACGCCGAGCCGTATTTTGCCCAGCAGGTCTTCGGCAAGCGCTACCGAACTGAAGTGGTCTACAAGCACCAGGGCGATCAATTTGCCATGCTCGCGTTGCGCAAAGCCGCCAGCACGCTCGAAGCCAAAGTTACCTACTACGAAATCCACAAACGCCCGGCCAATCCGAGGGAAGTCCCGCTTGGACTTCTCAGGTGA